A window from Streptomyces subrutilus encodes these proteins:
- a CDS encoding MFS transporter, whose amino-acid sequence MPSPYRAIFAAPGAKGFSAAGLLGRMPLSMVGIGILTMITELGRSYGLAGALTATIALSAAVVGPQVSRLVDQYGQRRVLRPATLIAVTAVTGLLLAAANGWPDWMLFAFAVAAGCVPSVGSMVRARWTAIFRDTPQLHTAYSFESIVDELCFIVGPPLAATLSAGWFPEAGPLVAVVCLVAGVWWLTALRATEPEAHPRHAQSDTSSALRAPGLQVLVATFVATGAVFGSVDVATLAFAAEQGSKSTGGLLLALYAAGSCLAGIVFGVLHFKGRAEPRWLLGICAMAVSMIPLLLAGNLALLAVALFVSGLAIAPTMITTMALIEAHVPHAKLTEGMTWISTGLAVGIALGSSVTGWVVDSAGARTGYVVSLAAGTAAAAVGFAGYRRLKRPAQGEEPATDGDGDSREGRRGDRVA is encoded by the coding sequence GTGCCCAGTCCCTACCGCGCGATCTTCGCGGCCCCAGGCGCCAAGGGGTTCAGCGCCGCCGGACTCCTCGGCCGGATGCCGCTCTCCATGGTGGGCATCGGCATCCTGACGATGATCACCGAGCTGGGCCGCAGCTACGGCCTGGCCGGCGCCCTCACCGCCACGATCGCCCTGTCCGCCGCCGTCGTCGGCCCGCAGGTCTCCCGGCTGGTCGACCAGTACGGCCAGCGGCGGGTGCTGCGGCCCGCGACGCTGATCGCGGTCACCGCGGTCACCGGGCTGCTGCTCGCGGCGGCCAACGGCTGGCCGGACTGGATGCTCTTCGCCTTCGCGGTCGCCGCGGGCTGCGTCCCCAGCGTCGGGTCGATGGTCCGGGCCCGCTGGACCGCCATCTTCCGCGACACCCCCCAGCTGCACACGGCGTACTCCTTCGAGTCCATCGTGGACGAGCTCTGCTTCATCGTCGGGCCGCCGCTGGCCGCGACCCTGTCCGCCGGCTGGTTCCCGGAGGCCGGCCCGCTGGTCGCCGTCGTCTGCCTGGTGGCCGGGGTCTGGTGGCTGACGGCCCTGCGCGCCACCGAGCCCGAGGCCCACCCGCGGCACGCGCAGTCCGACACCTCCTCCGCCCTGCGCGCCCCCGGCCTGCAGGTGCTCGTGGCCACCTTCGTGGCCACCGGCGCCGTCTTCGGCTCCGTCGACGTGGCCACCCTCGCCTTCGCGGCGGAGCAGGGCAGCAAGTCCACCGGCGGCCTCCTGCTGGCCCTCTACGCCGCCGGATCCTGCCTGGCGGGCATCGTCTTCGGGGTGCTGCACTTCAAGGGCCGGGCCGAACCGAGGTGGCTGCTGGGCATCTGTGCGATGGCCGTGAGTATGATCCCCCTCCTACTGGCCGGGAACCTCGCGCTTCTGGCCGTGGCGCTCTTCGTCTCGGGCCTCGCCATCGCTCCCACGATGATCACCACGATGGCCCTGATCGAGGCGCACGTACCACACGCGAAGCTGACCGAGGGCATGACCTGGATCAGCACCGGCCTCGCGGTCGGCATCGCGCTGGGGTCCTCCGTGACCGGCTGGGTCGTCGACTCGGCCGGGGCGCGGACCGGGTACGTCGTCTCGCTCGCGGCGGGGACCGCCGCGGCCGCGGTCGGGTTCGCGGGTTACCGCCGGCTGAAGAGGCCGGCGCAAGGGGAGGAGCCAGCTACCGATGGGGACGGCGACAGCAGGGAAGGACGGCGCGGCGACCGCGTGGCGTAA
- a CDS encoding D-arabinono-1,4-lactone oxidase, translating to MGTATAGKDGAATAWRNWAGNVTAAPVRVVAPASVEELREAVRRAASEGLRVKAVGTGHSFTAAAATDGVLVRPQALAGITAVDRAAGTVTVAAGTVLKDLNRALAAQGLSLTNMGDIMEQTVSGATSTGTHGTGRDSASIAAQIRALELVTADGRLLTCSDKENPEVFAAARVGIGALGIVTSLTLAVEPLFFLTAREEPMGFDRVTAEFDQHVAENEHFEFYWFPHTGNCNTKRNNRSQGPAAPPGPVSAWVEDELLSNGLFQAVNSLGRAVPATIPAIARVASRALSARTYTDIPYKVFTSPRRVRFVEMEYALPRENAVAALRELRALVDRSDLRISFPVEVRTAPADDITLSTASGRDTAYVAVHMYRGTPYRAYFTAAERIFTAHGGRPHWGKVHTRDAEYLARAYPRFGEFTALRDRLDPDRVFGNDYLRRVLGA from the coding sequence ATGGGGACGGCGACAGCAGGGAAGGACGGCGCGGCGACCGCGTGGCGTAACTGGGCGGGGAACGTCACCGCCGCACCGGTCCGCGTGGTGGCCCCGGCCTCGGTCGAGGAGCTCCGGGAGGCGGTCCGCCGGGCCGCCTCGGAGGGCCTGCGGGTGAAGGCGGTCGGCACCGGCCACTCCTTCACGGCGGCGGCGGCGACGGACGGGGTGCTGGTGCGCCCGCAGGCGCTGGCCGGGATCACCGCGGTCGACCGGGCCGCCGGCACCGTGACGGTGGCGGCGGGAACGGTGCTGAAGGACCTGAACCGGGCGCTCGCCGCTCAGGGCCTCTCGCTCACCAACATGGGCGACATCATGGAGCAGACGGTCTCCGGCGCCACCAGTACCGGAACCCACGGCACCGGCCGCGACTCCGCCTCCATCGCCGCCCAGATCCGCGCCCTGGAGCTGGTCACCGCGGACGGCCGGCTGCTGACCTGCTCGGACAAGGAGAACCCGGAGGTCTTCGCGGCCGCCCGGGTGGGCATCGGGGCCCTCGGCATCGTCACCTCGCTCACCCTGGCCGTCGAGCCCCTCTTCTTCCTGACCGCCCGTGAGGAGCCCATGGGCTTCGACCGGGTGACCGCGGAGTTCGACCAGCACGTCGCGGAGAACGAGCACTTCGAGTTCTACTGGTTCCCGCACACCGGCAACTGCAACACCAAGCGCAACAACCGCAGCCAGGGCCCGGCCGCGCCGCCCGGACCGGTGAGCGCCTGGGTCGAGGACGAGCTGCTGTCGAACGGCCTCTTCCAGGCCGTCAATTCCCTGGGCCGCGCCGTCCCGGCCACCATCCCCGCCATCGCCCGCGTCGCCAGCCGCGCCCTGTCGGCGCGCACCTACACGGACATCCCGTACAAGGTGTTCACCAGCCCGCGACGGGTCCGCTTCGTGGAGATGGAGTACGCCCTTCCGCGCGAGAACGCCGTCGCCGCCCTGCGGGAGCTGCGCGCCCTGGTCGACCGCTCGGACCTGCGGATCAGCTTCCCGGTGGAGGTGCGGACGGCGCCGGCCGACGACATCACGCTGTCGACGGCCTCGGGCCGCGACACGGCGTACGTCGCGGTGCACATGTACCGGGGCACCCCGTACCGGGCCTACTTCACGGCCGCCGAGCGGATCTTCACCGCGCACGGCGGCCGCCCCCACTGGGGCAAGGTGCACACCCGTGACGCGGAGTACCTGGCGCGGGCCTACCCCCGGTTCGGCGAGTTCACCGCGCTCCGGGACCGACTGGACCCGGACCGGGTGTTCGGCAACGACTACCTCAGGCGCGTGCTCGGCGCCTGA
- the sepH gene encoding septation protein SepH has translation MTSAGTTREVPMPELRVVAVSNDGTRLVLKAGDSTEYTLPIDERLRAAVRNDRARLNQIEIEVESHLRPRDIQARIRAGASAEEVAQLAGIPVERVRRFEGPVLAERAFMAERARKTPVRRPGENTGPQLGEAVQERLTLRGAEKESVQWDSWRRDDGTWEVLLVYRVAGEPHAASWTYDPPRRLVVAVDDEARSLIGEADDLPAAPEPSFPFVPRIARLPRDRPLDRALDRQLERPAAPDPEEERDTLTSLLEAVPSFRGDLVVPDRAEPMVEEPEVEEPPAPAASAGAGTAYADVLMPRTVAGHRDRLTGTTDRQAEADGVRPGRRAAVPSWDEIVFGTRRKKQE, from the coding sequence GTGACGTCGGCAGGCACCACCCGGGAGGTCCCCATGCCCGAACTGCGTGTCGTGGCCGTCTCAAATGACGGCACACGACTGGTGCTCAAGGCTGGGGACAGCACGGAGTACACGCTTCCGATCGACGAGCGGCTGCGGGCCGCCGTGCGCAACGACCGCGCACGCCTGAACCAGATCGAGATCGAGGTCGAGAGCCATCTCCGGCCCCGCGACATCCAGGCCCGCATACGGGCCGGTGCCTCCGCGGAGGAGGTCGCCCAGCTCGCCGGCATCCCCGTCGAACGCGTCCGCCGCTTCGAGGGCCCCGTGCTCGCCGAGCGCGCCTTCATGGCCGAGCGGGCCCGCAAGACGCCCGTGCGCCGTCCCGGCGAGAACACCGGACCCCAGCTCGGCGAGGCCGTACAGGAACGCCTGACGCTGCGCGGCGCCGAGAAGGAATCCGTCCAGTGGGACTCCTGGCGCCGCGACGACGGCACCTGGGAGGTCCTCCTCGTCTACCGGGTCGCCGGCGAGCCGCACGCGGCGAGCTGGACGTACGACCCTCCGCGCCGGCTCGTCGTGGCCGTGGACGACGAGGCCCGCTCGCTGATCGGCGAGGCGGACGACCTGCCCGCGGCGCCGGAGCCGAGCTTCCCGTTCGTGCCGAGGATCGCGCGGCTGCCCCGCGACCGGCCGCTGGACCGCGCCCTCGACCGCCAGCTGGAACGACCGGCCGCGCCCGATCCGGAGGAGGAGCGGGACACGCTGACCAGCCTGCTGGAGGCCGTGCCCAGCTTCCGCGGCGACCTGGTCGTCCCGGACCGCGCGGAACCGATGGTCGAGGAGCCGGAGGTGGAGGAGCCGCCCGCTCCGGCCGCCTCGGCGGGCGCCGGCACGGCGTACGCCGACGTCCTGATGCCGCGGACGGTCGCGGGACACCGCGACCGGCTGACCGGCACCACCGACCGCCAGGCCGAGGCCGACGGGGTCCGCCCCGGACGCCGTGCGGCGGTGCCGAGCTGGGACGAGATCGTCTTCGGCACCCGGCGCAAGAAGCAGGAGTAG
- a CDS encoding sulfurtransferase, giving the protein MTATSAILSAAGLRDELAGSRPPVLLDVRWQLGGPDQRPAYEAGHLPGAVYVDLDRELAGPAGSGGRHPLPDPEAFGAVMRRAGVSSGAPVVVYDGGQGWAAARAWWLLRRTGHADVRVLDGGLAAWTAAGGAVTADRVTPAEGDFKPTPGVAGLLDADGAAARARAGVLLDARAGERYRGEVEPIDPVGGHIPGALSAPTTENVGPDGRFLAADALRARFTALGVTDGTPVGVYCGSGVSGAHQVLALEVAGLDADLYAGSWSEWSADPERPVATGPDPQ; this is encoded by the coding sequence ATGACTGCGACCTCTGCGATCCTCTCCGCCGCCGGACTGAGGGACGAGCTGGCCGGCTCCCGGCCCCCCGTGCTGCTCGACGTCCGCTGGCAGCTCGGCGGCCCCGACCAGCGGCCCGCGTACGAGGCCGGGCACCTGCCCGGCGCCGTCTACGTGGACCTCGACCGCGAACTGGCAGGTCCGGCCGGGTCGGGCGGCCGCCACCCGCTGCCGGACCCGGAGGCCTTCGGGGCGGTGATGCGACGGGCGGGCGTCTCGTCCGGGGCGCCGGTGGTCGTGTACGACGGCGGCCAGGGGTGGGCCGCGGCCCGCGCCTGGTGGCTGTTGCGCCGTACGGGTCACGCCGACGTCCGGGTGCTGGACGGGGGCCTGGCCGCCTGGACCGCGGCGGGCGGCGCGGTGACGGCCGACCGGGTGACGCCGGCGGAGGGCGATTTCAAGCCAACTCCGGGGGTGGCGGGACTGCTCGACGCCGACGGCGCGGCCGCGCGCGCCCGCGCCGGAGTGCTCCTGGACGCCCGCGCGGGGGAGCGATACCGCGGCGAGGTCGAGCCGATCGACCCGGTCGGAGGCCACATCCCGGGCGCGCTGTCGGCCCCGACCACGGAGAACGTCGGGCCGGACGGCCGCTTCCTGGCGGCGGACGCGCTGCGCGCCCGCTTCACCGCACTCGGCGTGACGGACGGGACGCCGGTGGGCGTGTACTGCGGCTCCGGGGTCTCCGGCGCCCACCAGGTGCTGGCCCTGGAGGTCGCGGGCCTCGACGCCGACCTGTACGCGGGCAGCTGGTCGGAGTGGTCCGCCGACCCGGAGCGCCCGGTGGCCACGGGCCCCGACCCCCAGTAG